The Arthrobacter sp. OAP107 DNA segment GGCATCCGGCGTCGCGCTGGCGGACCCTTCAGCGGGCTCTGCAGCAGTGACCACGAACGACGGCGCCGGGTGGTGTTCCTCCGCGTCGGCCGGTGCTGAGGCTGCGGCAGAGGAAGCCCCCGCCGAGGGGCTTGCGGAGGAGGTGGCGGACGCGTGGTCGTGCCCGGCCTCGGCCGCGTCCGCCCAGTTGACGGTGGTTCCGTCGGTGTAGCCCTGGGCTGCGGGCAGCATCAGGGTGGTGCCTGCGGCCGGAAGCCGGCCGACGGACAGCGTGAAGGTCTGGAATTCGTTCTGCCCGATCTGGTGGGCGGCATCCGCGGTCCAGATCACGCTGGTGGGCGCCTTGGTGACCGTTGCGCCTGCAATGTCCACGGGCTTGGGCAGGGTGGTGGTGACCACCTGCGCCTTCCAGCCGTCCATCGGCTTCACGGAGACCGAGGTCAGCGGGGTGTCGGTGGGGAGTTTGACCTCCAGCCGGTTGGTCTTGGCCGTCTCGGACTCGTTGGGAACGCTGAAGGTCAGCTTGGTGAAGCCGCCCTCGGCGGTTGCGGAGGGGTCAACCGTGACGTGCGCGGAGGCTGCGGCGGCACCGGCGGCGAGAAGGCCGGCTGTGAGGGAGGCGGCTGCTGCGGTCTTGAGGGTACGGCGAATGGAGGTGTTCATGAGGGGGGTGCCTTTCAGGAAAATCAGTCAGGGGCCCATGCGCCGTCAAAGCGACAAAAAGCTTTGGCGTCATGGGCAGGTAGCTGCGGGCCGCCGTCGGACCCTGCCTGAAAAGCGGAACCGTCCGGAATGGAACGGCCCGTTCTGCAAAGCAAACCCGTTTAGGCGGCGAAAGGCACCGGCGGCCCGCGCCGGGTTGGCAGGCGCACGCCGGCCCTCGTCCGCGGGAGGACGGCCGGCACCGGCAAAGGCACGGGGACCCTCCCGGGACGGATTACGGCCGGTTCGGGCCGGCGGAAAAGCGGTTGCAGCCGCGAGGCAAGTGCTGCCAGAACGCGTTCCCCGCGGGCCAGCAGGGCTGCGGTGCACACCGTGGCAATGGCGTGCGCAACGAACATGGCGCCGTCGGATGCAGCGGTATGGACGCCTTCGGCCGCCGCGCCTACGAATGCCGGCCCCAAGGCTGCACCCGTGTGGCCGAGATGGGCCGGCAGCAGGGCAGCAGACCCCGGCGCCGCAGCATCCGCGCCGCCCAGGGCATCGAAGGCCCAGTGCAGCCAGAGCTGGCCGGCGCCCAGAAGACCGACCAGGGCCGGCCAGGAAAGCCGGAACCGGGTCAGTGCGGCGACGGGAACCAGAGTCACGGTGGACAGCG contains these protein-coding regions:
- a CDS encoding YcnI family protein translates to MNTSIRRTLKTAAAASLTAGLLAAGAAAASAHVTVDPSATAEGGFTKLTFSVPNESETAKTNRLEVKLPTDTPLTSVSVKPMDGWKAQVVTTTLPKPVDIAGATVTKAPTSVIWTADAAHQIGQNEFQTFTLSVGRLPAAGTTLMLPAAQGYTDGTTVNWADAAEAGHDHASATSSASPSAGASSAAASAPADAEEHHPAPSFVVTAAEPAEGSASATPDAAPAGSASEGTDSNGSQALGWIGLVAGLLGLAAGATALARTRAVKK